The sequence CGTGGCCAGCAGAGCGAGGACGATCCCGGCCAGGGCGACCCACATCGTTGGACGCCGCCGGCGGCGGACCGGACCGTCCGCGGCGGGCTGGGATCTGCTCATCGGCCCTGAGCCTACCGGCCCCGCCGGGCCCAGCCGGTAGCGTGGGCGCCGTGACGACTGCTGCTCATCCGGACCGAGTCCTGGTGGTGGGCGCGGGACTGGCTGGCCTGCGCACCGTCGCCGAGCTGCGAGCTGCCGGGTATACCGGCCATGTGCAGCTGATCGGAGCCGAGGAGCACCCGCCGTACGACCGCCCACCGCTGTCCAAGGAACTGCTCAGCAAACCTGCTCCGGTGTGGCTGGCCGAGGACCTGGGACACGACCTGGCCGCGCTGGCCGACGACGTGCACCTGGGGGTCCGGGCGGCCTCGCTGAGCGTTGCCGGCGACGGCGTTCAGGTCACCTCCGCGGGGGGCGTCACCTTCGCGGCCGATCAGGTGGTGCTGGCCACCGGCAGCCACGCGGTCCGGCCACCCGAGTGGACCGGGGTCCTCACCCTGCACACGCTGGACGAAGCGGAACACCTGCGCCGCGCACTGGCCGAGCGGCTCGAGGTGATCGTGATCGGCGCGGGCTGGATCGGCGCGGAGGTGGCCGGGGTGGCCGCCGGAGCAGGGAGCACCGTACAGGTGCTGGAATCTGGACCCGTGCCGCTGTGGCGTCAGCTCGGCGAGGAGCTGGGCGGACGGACCGTGCCCTGGTACGCCGAGGCCGGGGTGCGCCTGCACACCCAGGCCGCCGTGACCGCCGTCGAGCACGGGAAGGTGACGTTGGCCGACGCCAGCACGCTGACCGGAGACCTGGTGCTGTGCGCGATCGGCGCACGACCGGACACCGGCTGGCTGGCCGGCAGCGTGCCGCTGACCGACCGTGGGCAGGTGCTGGTCGATGCCGGTGGTCGGTCCCCGGTGCCGGGCGTATGGGCGGTGGGCGATGTGGCCGAGCGGGACCACCCCCTGTTCGGCCGAGTGCCTGGCGGGCACTGGTCGGCCGCGCTGACCGACCCGGCGGCCCTGGCGCGCGCGATGCTCGGCCAGGAGCTGCCCGCCGCCGAACCAGCGCCGTACCTGAACTCCAGCCAGCTCGGCCACCAGCTCACCGTCTACGGCCGGCTCACCAGCGACCGGATCACCCGCGGCGACCCGGCGGCGCCGCCGTGGACCGAGCTGTGCCTGGAAGGCGACCGGCTCACCGGAGCCGTGATCGCCGACGCCCCCCGCGATGTGGCGGCGGTGCGCAAGCTGCTCGGTCGCGGCGAGCTGCCGGTGCTGGACCGGGTAGCGGCCGCCGATCCTGGCGTACGGCTGACGCGAGCGGTGGCGTAACACCGGCCGTGACCGGACCGCACCGGGCCCCGACCCGCCAAATTGTACGTAGATGTACAATTTGTACATGAGCACAGTGAACGCGAGCCAGGCCCGGCAGACCCTTCCGGCCCAGCTCGACCGGGTGGCGAAGGGCGAGTCGGTCGAGATCACCCGGCACGGACGCGTCGTGGCGGTGCTCGTCTCCCCCGAGTTGCTCCGGTCTCGTCGCGCGCTCGAAGCGTGGAAGGACGCCGACCTCATCAACGAGCGGCTCGAGCACGCCCGCCGCGAGCCGATCCCGCCACCGAGCCTGACCGCCGAGCGGGCCGAGGAACTGGTCACGTCGGTGCGTGCC is a genomic window of Ruania zhangjianzhongii containing:
- a CDS encoding NAD(P)/FAD-dependent oxidoreductase; translation: MTTAAHPDRVLVVGAGLAGLRTVAELRAAGYTGHVQLIGAEEHPPYDRPPLSKELLSKPAPVWLAEDLGHDLAALADDVHLGVRAASLSVAGDGVQVTSAGGVTFAADQVVLATGSHAVRPPEWTGVLTLHTLDEAEHLRRALAERLEVIVIGAGWIGAEVAGVAAGAGSTVQVLESGPVPLWRQLGEELGGRTVPWYAEAGVRLHTQAAVTAVEHGKVTLADASTLTGDLVLCAIGARPDTGWLAGSVPLTDRGQVLVDAGGRSPVPGVWAVGDVAERDHPLFGRVPGGHWSAALTDPAALARAMLGQELPAAEPAPYLNSSQLGHQLTVYGRLTSDRITRGDPAAPPWTELCLEGDRLTGAVIADAPRDVAAVRKLLGRGELPVLDRVAAADPGVRLTRAVA
- a CDS encoding type II toxin-antitoxin system Phd/YefM family antitoxin, translated to MSTVNASQARQTLPAQLDRVAKGESVEITRHGRVVAVLVSPELLRSRRALEAWKDADLINERLEHARREPIPPPSLTAERAEELVTSVRADRNAR